The following are encoded in a window of Roseimicrobium gellanilyticum genomic DNA:
- a CDS encoding RsmB/NOP family class I SAM-dependent RNA methyltransferase, translating to MLAQTVPQIPQKLPRLIIDQVIEALADVFLDGYHADKVIERRFRAHPKWGSRDRRLFAESVYDTIRWWRWYWHLAGLPAEEYLQKDALDATRLWQVWSVYWFEKHGSLPGWPECQEINTDKLQRRRARTVPAAIRASFPDWLHDRGADELGEDWPHALAMLNEPAPVFLRANTLKAAAGKVCHALTEEGYESRPVGEELPDALVLTKRQNVFQTQAFKDGLFEVQDAGSQRIAPFLQVAPGMRVVDGCAGAGGKSLHLAALMKNKGRIVALDTVEWKLKELRKRAARAGADTIETKVIEGSQTIKRLRETADRVLLDVPCSGLGVIRRNPDAKWKLHAEELTRLTLLQADILERYSRMTRPGGKLVYATCSIFRSENEDQVRAFLQKHGDEWTLEEEFRLQPGDDGGDGFYAARLARNAEAANHPRQEESAEDGEDAS from the coding sequence GTGTTAGCGCAGACGGTGCCCCAGATTCCGCAGAAACTTCCCCGCCTCATCATTGACCAGGTCATCGAAGCGCTCGCCGATGTCTTCTTGGACGGCTACCATGCGGACAAGGTCATCGAACGCCGCTTCCGCGCCCATCCGAAGTGGGGCTCCCGCGACCGCCGCCTCTTCGCCGAGAGCGTGTATGACACCATCCGCTGGTGGCGCTGGTACTGGCACCTCGCCGGCCTGCCTGCGGAGGAGTACCTGCAAAAGGATGCGCTGGATGCCACCCGCCTCTGGCAGGTCTGGTCGGTCTATTGGTTTGAGAAGCACGGCTCCCTCCCCGGGTGGCCCGAGTGCCAGGAGATCAACACGGACAAGCTCCAGCGTCGCCGCGCCCGCACCGTGCCTGCCGCCATCCGAGCCTCGTTCCCGGACTGGCTGCACGACCGTGGAGCTGACGAGCTGGGTGAGGACTGGCCGCATGCGCTGGCCATGCTGAATGAGCCCGCGCCCGTCTTCCTCCGCGCCAACACGCTGAAGGCCGCCGCGGGCAAGGTCTGTCATGCGCTGACAGAGGAGGGCTATGAATCCCGCCCCGTGGGTGAAGAGCTGCCTGATGCCCTCGTGCTTACGAAGCGCCAGAATGTCTTCCAGACGCAGGCTTTCAAGGACGGCCTTTTCGAAGTGCAGGACGCAGGCTCGCAACGCATCGCACCCTTCCTCCAGGTCGCCCCCGGCATGCGCGTGGTGGATGGCTGCGCCGGTGCCGGAGGCAAGTCCTTGCACCTCGCCGCCCTCATGAAAAACAAGGGCCGCATCGTCGCGCTCGATACGGTGGAGTGGAAGCTCAAGGAACTGCGCAAACGCGCCGCGCGTGCCGGAGCGGATACCATCGAGACGAAGGTCATCGAAGGCTCCCAGACCATCAAGCGTCTGCGTGAAACTGCCGACCGCGTGCTGCTGGATGTACCCTGTAGCGGCCTCGGCGTCATCCGCCGCAATCCCGATGCGAAGTGGAAGCTGCATGCCGAGGAGCTCACCCGCCTCACCCTCTTGCAGGCGGATATCCTCGAGCGCTACTCCCGCATGACCCGCCCTGGTGGGAAGCTAGTGTACGCCACGTGCAGCATCTTCCGCAGCGAGAACGAAGATCAGGTGCGAGCCTTTTTGCAGAAGCATGGCGACGAGTGGACGCTGGAGGAAGAATTCCGCCTCCAGCCCGGCGATGACGGTGGCGACGGCTTCTACGCCGCCCGCCTCGCACGCAACGCCGAAGCAGCCAACCATCCCCGGCAGGAAGAATCTGCGGAGGATGGCGAGGATGCGTCGTAA
- a CDS encoding cysteine desulfurase family protein, with translation MIYLDSNATTQIDPRVVEAMLPYLTEHYANPSSSYRAARQVRKAVEHAREQVATLIGCESEELIFMSCGTEANNAAIFSALTLHTPHRRHLVTAKTEHSAVLEVARRWVEEGNPTTFLDVDEGGTVHPEEWTRCVQPGQTAVVSVMWVNNETGVIQPIEEIVKFVHDRGVLFHTDAVQAVGKLPISLKDLPVDYLSLAGHKFHAPKGIGALYVSKRVRFKPWMLGGGQESGRRSGTENVPHIVALGKAAELMREELASGGDVKVREMRDAFESKVRAALPGTIVNGESAHRLGTTSSLTFPGIDAPGLLILLDERGVACSAGSACHTGALHPSHVLEAMGYDAQHANSTLRFSWSRLNTMEETQKAADTLIQCVNKMRELGAGDGAVVIRG, from the coding sequence ATGATTTACCTCGACTCCAACGCCACCACGCAAATCGACCCCCGCGTGGTGGAGGCCATGCTGCCCTACCTCACGGAGCACTACGCGAACCCGTCCTCCTCCTATCGCGCGGCGCGCCAGGTGCGGAAGGCCGTGGAGCACGCGCGCGAGCAGGTGGCCACGCTCATCGGTTGCGAGTCGGAGGAGCTCATCTTCATGAGCTGCGGCACAGAGGCGAACAACGCCGCCATTTTCTCCGCGCTCACGCTGCACACGCCACATCGCCGCCACCTCGTGACGGCGAAGACCGAGCACAGCGCCGTGCTGGAAGTCGCCAGACGCTGGGTGGAAGAGGGCAATCCCACCACCTTCCTGGATGTGGATGAAGGCGGCACCGTGCACCCCGAGGAGTGGACTCGCTGCGTGCAGCCAGGCCAGACCGCCGTGGTGAGCGTGATGTGGGTGAACAATGAAACCGGCGTCATCCAGCCCATCGAGGAGATTGTGAAGTTCGTGCACGACCGCGGTGTGCTCTTCCACACGGATGCCGTGCAGGCTGTGGGGAAGCTGCCCATCTCGCTGAAGGACCTGCCGGTGGACTATCTCAGCCTCGCAGGACACAAGTTTCATGCGCCCAAGGGCATCGGCGCTCTCTATGTGAGCAAGCGTGTGCGCTTCAAGCCATGGATGCTCGGCGGCGGCCAGGAAAGCGGACGCCGCAGTGGCACGGAGAACGTGCCCCACATCGTCGCGCTCGGAAAAGCTGCAGAGCTCATGCGCGAAGAACTCGCCTCCGGTGGCGATGTGAAGGTGCGCGAGATGCGCGATGCCTTTGAATCCAAAGTCCGCGCCGCACTGCCGGGCACCATCGTGAATGGTGAGAGCGCCCATCGCCTCGGCACCACCAGCAGCCTCACCTTCCCCGGCATCGATGCCCCCGGACTCCTCATCCTGCTGGATGAGCGCGGCGTCGCCTGCTCCGCCGGTTCCGCCTGCCACACCGGCGCACTCCACCCTTCCCACGTGCTTGAAGCCATGGGCTACGACGCCCAGCACGCGAACAGCACCCTCCGCTTCTCCTGGTCACGCCTCAACACCATGGAGGAAACTCAAAAGGCCGCGGACACACTCATCCAGTGCGTCAACAAAATGCGCGAGCTCGGCGCCGGCGATGGCGCTGTGGTGATACGCGGGTGA